AGTTTTTACTGCTGAGGATTATCTGCGTCGTAAAACAGATCCGATTCAATCCATTCAGCCTAATCAGGAAATGGATATCAGGTTGTATTTTAAAAGCCGTGATCTGGATGCAACGGGGTATCAGCTTGCTTTGCTGTATCCTTGACATTTTCTCCCTGAACGGAGAGGATTTCCGCTCAGTCTGTTAAATTGTGTGAGTGACGGTGCCGTCTTCGGATGATGAGTAGGCCTGCTCCAGAATAGCTATCAATCAGATATTTGTTTTGCAATCACCTGACTATGCCAGATTAGTTTATTGAGAATACGGTAGTTTTCAGATAAGTTTTGAAACGATTCAAGGAAAAACTATCTGACATCGCAAAAACCTACATTCTCTATGGTGTTGAGGATGTCAATATGAATCACCAGGCAAAACTGCTCTAGTTGTGGTATAGGAAAGCAGGTAGTTGACGGTGGGGTATAATAAAAAGCTTTCTCTTCTATAAGAATGTATTCAGCCATGAACAAAAATGATCGAACGCACTTGTTGGAAAACCTACTGACTCGCCGTATTCTGATTTTAGATGGTGCTATGGGTACGATGATTCAGAGTTATAAGCTTGAAGAAGCGGGCTATCGCGGTCAGCGTTTTGCTGATTTTCCTCATGATCTTAGAGGTAATAATGATTTATTAACCCTAACGCAGCCAGACATTATTTATTCAATCCATACTGGATATCTGGAAGCTGGTGCGGATATTATTGAGACGAATACGTTTAACTCAAATGCGGCTTCGATGGCTGATTACCATATGCAGGATTTGGTTTACGAATTGAATTCTGAGAGTGCAAAGCTTGCACGAAAAGCCGCCCAGGCAATAGAAACAAAAACGCCAGATAAACCCCGTTTTGTTGCCGGTGTTATTGGACCCACAACTAAAACGACCTCTATTTCGCCGGATGTCAATGATCCCGGTTTCCGGGGTATTACTTTTGATCAGTTGGTCATAGACTATTCCGAGTCTATTCGCGGTCTGGTTGATGGTGGTGTAGATATCTTATTGGTTGAAACGATATTTGATACGCTTAACGCAAAGGCGGCATTATTTGCAATTGATCAATATTTTGAAACACACGACATTCGCCTGCCTGTTATGATTTCGGTGACCATCACGGATGCTTCCGGCCGGACCCTTTCCGGACAAACACCGGAAGCATTCTGGAATTCAGTCAGTCATGCGCGGCCATTATCGGTAGGGCTCAATTGTGCGCTTGGCGCAGAATTAATGCGTCCGTATACGGAAGAACTATCGAATGTTGCTGCTGTTTATACCAGCGTGCACCCTAATGCGGGTTTGCCAAATCCATTATCAGAAACCGGCTATGACGAATCACCGGAATATACGGCCAGTCTGATTAAAGAATTCGCAGAATCTGGTTTCGTGAATATCGTGGGAGGATGTTGCGGCACTACACCCGCACACATTAAAGCGATTGCAGATGCTGTATGTGAAATTAAGCCACGCAAGATTCCCGATATCCCGAAAAAATTACGATTATCTGGTTTAGAACCCTTCAATGTGGATGAGGATTCCCTGTTTGTAAATGTGGGGGAGCGTACTAACGTGACTGGTTCTAAGGCGTTTTCTCGTCTGATCTTAGGGAATAACTATTCGGAAGCCTTAAGCGTCGCTCGAAACCAGGTTGAAAATGGTGCGCAAATCATTGACATCAATATGGATGAAGCGATGCTTGATTCGCATAAAGCCATGGTTACATTTCTGAATCTGGTTGCATCCGAGCCAGATATTAGTCGTGTTCCAATTATGCTCGATTCAAGTAAGTGGACTGTGATTGAGGCGGGATTGAAATGTGTGCAAGGCAAGGCGATTATTAATTCCATTAGTATGAAAGAAGGTGAAGCGGAATTTATTAAGCACGCCAAGTTAGCCCGTCGTTATGGTGCCGCAGTTGTTGTCATGGCATTTGATGAAGACGGTCAGGCTGACACGATAGAACGGAAGGTGGAAATCTGTAAACGGAGCTATCATATTCTGGTTGATCAGGTTGGTTTTCCACCCGAGGATATTATTTTTGATCCGAATATTTTTGCCATTGCGACCGGAATTGAGGAGCACAATAATTACGGTGTCAATTTTATTGAAGCAACGCGTATGATCAAACAGAGCCTGCCTTATGCGAAGGTAAGTGGCGGCGTATCCAATGTTTCTTTTTCGTTTCGTGGTAATGATCCGATTCGGGAGGCGATTCATACTGCCTTCTTGTACCATGCCATCAAGGCTGGCATGACCATGGGTATTGTCAATGCAGGGCAACTGGGTGTGTATTCGGATATTCCTGCAGAGGTGCTGGAAAAGGTTGAGGATGTCATTCTTAATCGTCATGCCGACGCAACCGAAAGGCTTGTTGATTTTGCTGAAAACTTCAAGGGCAAGAAAAAAGAGCAGGTTGAGGATCTTGCCTGGCGTGATGAGCCACTCCAGGAACGTATAACGCATGCATTAGTAAAAGGCATTTCTACTTATATAGTTGAGGATACTGAAGAGGCACGGCTGGAAGTTGAGAAGCGAAAAGGGCGCGCTATCCAGGTAATTGAAGGACCACTCATGGATGGGATGAACGTGGTCGGAGACTTGTTTGGTGCGGGCAAGATGTTTCTGCCACAAGTTGTAAAATCAGCTCGGGTAATGAAACAGGCCGTCGCGCATCTGTTGCCGTTTATTGAAGCAGAAAAGAAGATCAGTGGCGATAACAAACCAAAGGGTAAAATTGTCGTTGCTACGGTTAAGGGCGATGTACACGATATTGGGAAGAATATTGTCGCGGTGGTGCTTCAGTGTAATAACTATGAGGTCGTCAATATGGGCGTCATGGTTCCCAGTGCAAAGATTCTGGAAACTGCTCGAAAAGAAAAGGTCGACATGATTGGTTTGTCTGGGCTCATTACACCTTCCCTAGAAGAAATGGCGCACGTGGCAAAAGAAATGCAGCGTGAAGGGTTTACTATGCCACTGTTGATCGGGGGAGCAACAACGTCACGTGTCCACACTGCGGTGAAAGTGGCCCCTCATTATGATGGCGTAACTGTATGGGTGCCAGATGCGAGTCGTGCCGTTGGTGTCTGTAGCAATTTGATGTCAGAAGATTTACAGGAAGGATACATCAAAGGAATCAGGGCTGAATATGAAAAGGTCCGTACGCAGCATAAAAATAAGAAAGGACCTGCGAAATTATTAACTCTTGCGGAAGCCCGCGCTAATGCACATAAAATTGATTGGGATCAATACGTAGCGTTTGAACCAGACCTGATAGGTGTCCGGACTCTAAATAATTATCCGCTGGAGAAGATTGTACCGTATATAGATTGGACCCCATTTTTCCAGGCATGGGAATTAGCTGGGCGTTATCCGGCTATTTTGACAGATGAAGTGGTAGGGGAAACAGCCAGCAATTTATTCCGTGATGCACAGACCATGCTGAAGAAAATTGTTGAGCAGAAATGGTTATCTGCAAATGCAGTTATTGGCTTATTTCCGGCTAATTCGGTTGGTGATGATATCGAAATTTACACGGATCAGTCACGCACCAAAATTGCCATGACTTATCATTGTTTACGTCAGCAGACGGTTAAGCCATCTGGACGTCCTAATCGTTGTCTGTCAGATTTTATTGCGCCCAAGGAAACCGGTGTAAAAGATACGATAGGCTTGTTTGCAGTAGGTGCCGGATTTGGCATTGAAGAGCGCATAAAGTCATTTGAAGCCGCGCATGATGATTATAGTGCGATCATTCTGAAGGCGTTAGCAGACCGTTTGGCAGAGGCGTTTGCAGAGCATATGCATGCTCGTGTACGGCGTGAGTTCTGGGGTTATGCGAAGGATGAAGGCCTGAGTAATGAACAATTGATTGCCGAAGAATATGCCGGTATTCGTCCCGCGCCAGGTTACCCCGCCTGTCCAGATCATACTGAGAAAGGGCCTTTGTTTCAGTTGCTGAATGCACAAGAGAATTCAGGCATTATCGTGACAGAGTCCTTTGCGATGGTGCCGACAGCAGCGGTATCCGGTTTTTATTTTTCTCATCCAGAATCTACTTTCTTTGCGGTTGGTAAAATTGGTAAGGATCAGGTAGAAGATTATGCTCAACGTAAAGGCTGGGAGCTGGAAGAAACGGAAAGCTGGTTAGCCCCCGTACTGGCGTATGAACGATAGTTGATCAAATTTGTTTGAATCGAAATCGGTTTGACTTTGTTGAATTCGTTATCTTAAAAGAGGAACATGTGGGTATTCTAGATAAAGCCAAAGAGCTATCAAATCGGGTTGCTGATAAAACGATTGAATTCAGTAGCGATGAGATTATTGCGGATACAATTATGAAGGCAGTAAACAAACAGGAAAAAGTGAATGCCATTCTAAAATCACGGGGTTCCAACTACCGAGTCAGTAGCATTGATCTGGCAATGGGTATTCCACCCAGTGTTTCGTTTGGTATTCGTCGTGTATCGGAAACGGCGGATAGTAAAGAGATTGCTAATAATGTATCCGTATAATTGAAAAAATCCAGGTGGATTTAAGTTGAACTGTTTGGTAAAGATAGCAATCTTTAGGCAGACATTGTGCTGAGATTAGAATGAAATTGTCGTACTAGACAGCACCTGTCTAGTACGATATTCGCATGATGAAATTATATTCGGCGGCATCCATTAGCACGGGAGTGCTATTGATGGATTATTTCCTGACCTGGATCGCTAATAAGCATCTGTAATCCGCTCTAACTGATCCCTGTGATGTCGGTAATTGATATACGATGAATCATTGGTTTTCAAAAAACCTCGGTGATGGCATAGTGGCTTGGGAGCCGCTGGATCATATTAAGACACTATTTTTATCCGAGTATAAAAAGGCTGGTTGTCCTAAGGACATGGCTGTATTCATTCGGCATGAGTCAGAAGGCTCTCTTCATTGCGAAGTCAAAGCCTATTTTTCGCCCGCTACGTTTATTGTTGCAAACAAAATTGATGCGGATCGGTGTGCAAGACCGTCTTTCGATAACTTAAGTTTGCTAGCCGGTTCTGAAGATTCCTGGCCGCTGTTCTTTCCGGAGAATGGTCGTTAGAAAAATTAAAGAAGGAATGAATTTCATTTCAAAGACCGCTGCATAACTGTGTTTTTGAGCTTTTCTGATTACTTGCAGCATTGATAAATCAAACACTTAAAAATCTTATCCAGCCCGAGATAACAGTTATGCAGCGGTCTTTTTCATAATGTCAGATACGCGCTTATTTTATATTTATGATCCTATGTGCAGCTGGTGCTATGCTTTTAATACCAGCTGGGCTGCATTGCGGAAAGATTTGCCAGCAAGTATTCGCGTTATTGGTCTGTTAGGCGGACTGGCGCCTGATACAAAAGAGCCAATGCCTGTCAGTATGCGAGATATGATTCAGCAAGTTTGGCGTCGCATAGAGGAAAGTATTCCTAATGCCGAATTTAATCATGATTTTTGGCGATTGAATACACCGTTTCGCTCGACTTATCCCGCTTGTAGAGCTATTTTAGTTGCCAGGAAACAAGATATGGCATTGGAATCTAAGATGTTGCAAGCTATCCAAACGGCTTATTATCAAAACGCTAAAAATCCATCATTATTAACGATACTTCAAGAATGTGCGACTGAAGTTGGATTGGATGCAAATAAATTTATTAAGGATTTGACGGACCCAATTATCGATTGTGAGTTACAGCGTGAAATTAAATACGCGCGGAGTATGAATGTTTTTTCTTATCCCTCTTTGCGTTTGGTACATAATGAAACCCAGTTTCCCATTACCGTTGATTACCTTAATCATCATTCAATGATCGATGAAATAATGCACATACAAAGCAGTTTTCCTACGTAATTTGATAGCAATATATTTATTTTATCTGCTCGGTCTTGAAAGGAGTTATAAGATTTCTACCGGCTATTCATAATATGAAATGGACATGCTGTCGTGACGTAATCATGCTGGCTCCGTCCGCTATTCCTTTAGTTTTTCTATTTCTTTTATCATTATTTCTGCAACATTGAGGCCAGTTTGATTGGTGATTTCTTGCATACCGGTCGGACTGGTGACATTAATTTCAGTTAAAGCGTCACCAATGACATCCAGTCCTACTAACATGAGGCCCTGATCATATAAAGCTGGACCTAAAGTTTTAGCGATTTCTTTATCCCGTTGAGTTAGGAGTTGTGCTATTCCAGTACCACCTGCTGCAAGATTGCCGCGTGTCTCGCCTGACTTTGGAATACGTGCAAGTGCGTATGGCATAGCTTTGCCGGCAATCAGGATGATCCGTTTGTCTCCCTGAGAAATTTCAGAAAGATAACGTTGTGCCATAATTGTGCGTGTGCCGTAGTGTGTGAGTGTTTCAAGAATGACGCTAATATTATGATCGGCACTGTGGACGCGAAAAATACTGGCACCGCCCATTCCGTCCAGCGGTTTTAATATAATGTCGCGATGTGTGTCAAGAAAATCTCGAATCAGAGATTCTTGGCTGGTTACCAGGGTTGGTGCAATAAATTGTGGATATTTTGCAATAGCCAGTTTCTCATTGTGATCTCGAATTCCGCTTGGGCTGTTGATGATATGAGCGCCCTGTTTTTCGGCTAATTCTAATAAATACGTACTATAGACATACTCCATATTAAAGGGAGGATCTTTTCGCATCAGTACGATATCAAATTCTTGTAGTGGTATTTCTGTTGGCTTGCCTGTTTGATACCAATGATGATTTGATTTTCCAGTGAGTGCTAGGGTGCGTGCAAAACCAACAACTAAACCATCCTTCCAGACAAGATCATTCTGATGCAGGACAAAAAGTTGATGATTACGGATAGCGGCCTCACGTATCATGGCAAAACTGGTGTCTTTGCTGGTTTTGATTGAGTCTAACTGATCAAGAATAAAAGCCAGTTTCATGAATGATTACGCTGATATGGTTTCTTTAGCAGCGACAACAGCTTGTTCCAATTCTAATGCCGCTGCGAGTAATGCCAGTCGAGCGACCACACCATAAGCATAGAAGCGATTGGGGATGCAATCTGGCTGCGCAGTACGATTAGGTGATTGGCAAGTAGTTTCAAAGGCTAAAGGTACAAAATGCATACCGGGTGCATTAAGATTCTCATCGACACCCCGCCCGGTGTGCACCCGATAGAAGCCGCCTACCACATAGTGGTCAATCATATATATCACCGGTTCCGCCACCGCCTGATTGATACTCTCAAAAGTATATACACCTTCTTGTACCAGTACATTTGATACGGGTAAACCTTCTTTTACTACTGCCATCTTGTTGCGTTGTTTTCGGTTAAGCGCATAGATATCAGCACCATCCTTGACCGTCATGATACCCATACCATAGGTACCCGAATCGGCTTTAATGATCACAAACGGCTTTTCCTTGACTCCATATTGCGTGTATTTCTCCTGGAGGTTGGACAGAATTTCATTGGTGGCACTGGCCACGCAATCTTCGCCTTGCTTTTCATGAAAATTAATTTTCCCACAGGAAGAAAAAAGAGGATTAATGAGCCAGGGATCGATATCAATTAGATTAGCAAATTCCTGGGCAACGTTATCATAAGCCAAGAAATGTTTTGATTTGCGCCGCGTTGCCCAACCCGCATGAGTTGGCGGAATAACAACCTGATCCAGATTTTGTAGAATTGAAGGAATACCTGTTGAAAGATCATTATTAAGTAATATGGCACAGGGATCAAAATTATTCACACTTAGTCGATTATTCTTACGAATAATGGGTTCTAAGGTCAATGTATTACCGTCAGGAAGGTCGATCTTGGTAGCCGTAGTGATATGAGGTAACAGTGTGCCAATGCGGACATGCATGCCCGCATGTTGCATAATATTTTGCAACGAAGCTATGTTTTGTAAATAAAAAAAGTTACGTGTGTGATTTTCAGGAATGAGCAATACACTATGAACATCCGGACAGATTTTTTCTACGGCGGTCATCATTGCCTGTACGCAGAGTGGTGTAAATTCCGGATTAAGGTTATTAAAGCCGCCAGGAAATAAATTGGTATCAACAGGGGCCAACTTGAAACCGCTGTTACGCAGGTCTACTGAGCAGTAAAAAGGCACATTATGATCTCGCCATTTTCCTCGTAGCCAGTGTTCAATAGTTGGTGTGGCCTTGAGAATACGGTTTTCCAAGTCAAGAATTGGGCCGCGTAATGCGGTGGAGAGATGAGGTATTGGCATTGAGATGATAGATATTAAACCAACACTATTATAGCATTCAGTATTGTTTTAATAGATTGCAAACGATAAAGAAAATTAACGGATGGACTTTTATGTTTATCAAAATTCCCAGAAAGTCTCGACTTTCAGGCCGAGAAGGTTAGGAGAGGGTCTTGATTTTTCGTATGGAATAGTTTTCATATTACACAGTGCTGCCATCTTATGTGAAGCATAAACATCAAATGCGCTTGCAGGTCTTGGTTTTAGTCAATTAAAGAACATAGGAAACGATGCTTGCGAGTATCTTTGATTGTGGGTGTTTTGCTTATCGCTATAGATTGCGTTTGTTAACTTACTAGCAGCGGCAGGAGAGAGGCGATTATCATGCGTGCGCCAACTTGCTGACTAAACTAGAAAAATAGCTTGAATA
This genomic window from Nitrosomonas cryotolerans ATCC 49181 contains:
- the gshA gene encoding glutamate--cysteine ligase, producing the protein MPIPHLSTALRGPILDLENRILKATPTIEHWLRGKWRDHNVPFYCSVDLRNSGFKLAPVDTNLFPGGFNNLNPEFTPLCVQAMMTAVEKICPDVHSVLLIPENHTRNFFYLQNIASLQNIMQHAGMHVRIGTLLPHITTATKIDLPDGNTLTLEPIIRKNNRLSVNNFDPCAILLNNDLSTGIPSILQNLDQVVIPPTHAGWATRRKSKHFLAYDNVAQEFANLIDIDPWLINPLFSSCGKINFHEKQGEDCVASATNEILSNLQEKYTQYGVKEKPFVIIKADSGTYGMGIMTVKDGADIYALNRKQRNKMAVVKEGLPVSNVLVQEGVYTFESINQAVAEPVIYMIDHYVVGGFYRVHTGRGVDENLNAPGMHFVPLAFETTCQSPNRTAQPDCIPNRFYAYGVVARLALLAAALELEQAVVAAKETISA
- the metH gene encoding methionine synthase; translated protein: MNKNDRTHLLENLLTRRILILDGAMGTMIQSYKLEEAGYRGQRFADFPHDLRGNNDLLTLTQPDIIYSIHTGYLEAGADIIETNTFNSNAASMADYHMQDLVYELNSESAKLARKAAQAIETKTPDKPRFVAGVIGPTTKTTSISPDVNDPGFRGITFDQLVIDYSESIRGLVDGGVDILLVETIFDTLNAKAALFAIDQYFETHDIRLPVMISVTITDASGRTLSGQTPEAFWNSVSHARPLSVGLNCALGAELMRPYTEELSNVAAVYTSVHPNAGLPNPLSETGYDESPEYTASLIKEFAESGFVNIVGGCCGTTPAHIKAIADAVCEIKPRKIPDIPKKLRLSGLEPFNVDEDSLFVNVGERTNVTGSKAFSRLILGNNYSEALSVARNQVENGAQIIDINMDEAMLDSHKAMVTFLNLVASEPDISRVPIMLDSSKWTVIEAGLKCVQGKAIINSISMKEGEAEFIKHAKLARRYGAAVVVMAFDEDGQADTIERKVEICKRSYHILVDQVGFPPEDIIFDPNIFAIATGIEEHNNYGVNFIEATRMIKQSLPYAKVSGGVSNVSFSFRGNDPIREAIHTAFLYHAIKAGMTMGIVNAGQLGVYSDIPAEVLEKVEDVILNRHADATERLVDFAENFKGKKKEQVEDLAWRDEPLQERITHALVKGISTYIVEDTEEARLEVEKRKGRAIQVIEGPLMDGMNVVGDLFGAGKMFLPQVVKSARVMKQAVAHLLPFIEAEKKISGDNKPKGKIVVATVKGDVHDIGKNIVAVVLQCNNYEVVNMGVMVPSAKILETARKEKVDMIGLSGLITPSLEEMAHVAKEMQREGFTMPLLIGGATTSRVHTAVKVAPHYDGVTVWVPDASRAVGVCSNLMSEDLQEGYIKGIRAEYEKVRTQHKNKKGPAKLLTLAEARANAHKIDWDQYVAFEPDLIGVRTLNNYPLEKIVPYIDWTPFFQAWELAGRYPAILTDEVVGETASNLFRDAQTMLKKIVEQKWLSANAVIGLFPANSVGDDIEIYTDQSRTKIAMTYHCLRQQTVKPSGRPNRCLSDFIAPKETGVKDTIGLFAVGAGFGIEERIKSFEAAHDDYSAIILKALADRLAEAFAEHMHARVRREFWGYAKDEGLSNEQLIAEEYAGIRPAPGYPACPDHTEKGPLFQLLNAQENSGIIVTESFAMVPTAAVSGFYFSHPESTFFAVGKIGKDQVEDYAQRKGWELEETESWLAPVLAYER
- the gshB gene encoding glutathione synthase, with product MKLAFILDQLDSIKTSKDTSFAMIREAAIRNHQLFVLHQNDLVWKDGLVVGFARTLALTGKSNHHWYQTGKPTEIPLQEFDIVLMRKDPPFNMEYVYSTYLLELAEKQGAHIINSPSGIRDHNEKLAIAKYPQFIAPTLVTSQESLIRDFLDTHRDIILKPLDGMGGASIFRVHSADHNISVILETLTHYGTRTIMAQRYLSEISQGDKRIILIAGKAMPYALARIPKSGETRGNLAAGGTGIAQLLTQRDKEIAKTLGPALYDQGLMLVGLDVIGDALTEINVTSPTGMQEITNQTGLNVAEIMIKEIEKLKE
- a CDS encoding DsbA family protein; this translates as MSDTRLFYIYDPMCSWCYAFNTSWAALRKDLPASIRVIGLLGGLAPDTKEPMPVSMRDMIQQVWRRIEESIPNAEFNHDFWRLNTPFRSTYPACRAILVARKQDMALESKMLQAIQTAYYQNAKNPSLLTILQECATEVGLDANKFIKDLTDPIIDCELQREIKYARSMNVFSYPSLRLVHNETQFPITVDYLNHHSMIDEIMHIQSSFPT